GGTATCGGCATCCTTACCGGAGGTCCACATTTCGTCAAACACGGTCTTGGCGATCTTGCCGGAGATGGTTTTATCGTCAATGCGCTTGAGAATACCGACCAGCAGCTCCGGCGTCACCGGAATGTCCGCCACGCTCAGACCTTCGTCGTTGCGACGACGCTGAACATCACCCATCACCCAGTTGGCGCAGGCTTTGGCATCGTTGTGCAGCTGGGCGCAGGCATCGAAATACTCGGCCAATGCACGCTCGGCGGTGAGGATCTCGGTATCGCGCTCGGCCAATCCGTATTGCTCGGCAAAGCGGGCTTTTTTGGCCTCGGGCAGTTCAGGAAGTTTTTCACGCACGCCGCTCACCCACTCGTCGCTGATAATCAGCGGCACCAGGTCGGGATCGGGGAAGTAGCGATAATCGTGGGCTTCCTCTTTGCCGCGCATGGAGCGGGTCAGACCGGTGTTGCTGTCAAACAGGCGGGTTTCCTGAACGACCTTACCGCCATCTTCAACCAGCTCGATCTGGCGATCAATTTCATACTCAATGGCTTCCTTGATAAAGCGGAACGAGTTGATGTTTTTCAGCTCGGCGCGGGTACCGAACTCGGCCTGTCCCCAGGGACGCACGGACACGTTGGCGTCACAGCGGAACGAGCCCTCTTCGAGGTTGCCGTCACAGATGCCGAGGTACATGACAATCTGATGCAGTTTTTTCAGATAAGCAATGGCCTCGTCACTGCTGCGCATATCCGGCTCGGACACCACTTCAAGCAGCGGCGTGCAGGCGCGATTGAGGTCAACGCGTGATCCGGCACCGATATCCTCACTGTGCAGCAATTTACCGGCATCCTCTTCCATGTGAATGCGGGTGATGCCGATCTTCTGCGCCCCACGATGATCGCTTTCAATATCCAGATGACCGTGCTCACAGATGGGCAGCTCAAACTGGGAGATCTGATAGCCCTTCGGCAGGTCGGGATAGAAGTAGTTTTTACGGGCAAAAATCGACCGAGGCGAAATTTGGCAATTGGTGGCCAGACCGGCCTTGATGGCATATTCAACCACCTGACGGTTCAACACCGGCAGCGCACCGGGCAGGCCGAGGCACACCGGGCAGGTCTGCGAGTTGGGCTGGTTGCCGAACTGGGTGGAGCAGCCACAGAAAATCTTGGTTTTGGTGGTCAACTGGACATGCACTTCCAGTCCGATGACGACTTCGTATTTATCTCTCATATCGCTCACAACCTTTCTGCATCGCATCAAACAGGATGCAGGGAGCCGGTCGGCTCGATGTTATCAATTAAAGTTCAGGACCCTGGGTATGCCAGTCCGTGGCCTGCTCATAAGCATAGGCGGTCTGCAACAGCTCCGCTTCACCAAACGGCTTACCAAGCAGCTGCACGCCGACGGGCAACCCTTTATCCGTACGCCCGCACGGCAGGCTCAAACCGCAAATCCCGGCCAGGTTGGTGGAAATGGTGAAGATGTCCGACAGGTACATGGTCAGCGGATCATCGGTTTTATCGCCGAGACCAAAGGCCGCAGTCGGCGCTACCGGCGTCAGGATGCAGTCCACCTGCTCGAAGGCATCGAGGAAATCCTGACGGATCAGTGAGCGCACCTTCTGCGCCTTGAGATAATAAGCATCGTAGTAGC
This region of uncultured Desulfuromonas sp. genomic DNA includes:
- the gatB gene encoding Asp-tRNA(Asn)/Glu-tRNA(Gln) amidotransferase subunit GatB, with the protein product MRCRKVVSDMRDKYEVVIGLEVHVQLTTKTKIFCGCSTQFGNQPNSQTCPVCLGLPGALPVLNRQVVEYAIKAGLATNCQISPRSIFARKNYFYPDLPKGYQISQFELPICEHGHLDIESDHRGAQKIGITRIHMEEDAGKLLHSEDIGAGSRVDLNRACTPLLEVVSEPDMRSSDEAIAYLKKLHQIVMYLGICDGNLEEGSFRCDANVSVRPWGQAEFGTRAELKNINSFRFIKEAIEYEIDRQIELVEDGGKVVQETRLFDSNTGLTRSMRGKEEAHDYRYFPDPDLVPLIISDEWVSGVREKLPELPEAKKARFAEQYGLAERDTEILTAERALAEYFDACAQLHNDAKACANWVMGDVQRRRNDEGLSVADIPVTPELLVGILKRIDDKTISGKIAKTVFDEMWTSGKDADTVIDEKGLKQVTDTGAIEKMVDDVIAANPAQAQEFSEGKDKLLGFFVGQIMKASKGKANPGMVNELLRKKLRGE